The following proteins are encoded in a genomic region of Tenacibaculum sp. 190524A05c:
- a CDS encoding aspartyl protease family protein, giving the protein MHNLRKPLLSLLFLFIIFNVRSQSKFQFYGNEDVRQKIKFTLINNLIILPVQINGKELNFILDTGVNKTILFNLSKNDSLGLNNVEKIQLKGLGDGEPVDALLSRNNRFRVKDLVNPNEDLYVILRDNFNMSAKMGMTIHGIIGFDLLKSLIVKIDYSTKYITFYNPKKYKLKKCGRCEEFRLEFYRNKPYINTYAQLDTVGDKKIKTKLLIDSGGSDALWFFEGTHEDINTPKKYFRDVLGEGLSGTIYGNRSKIPSFQIGRYTVENPTVSFLDTTSTANARQFKLRNGSIGGNILKRFKVWFDYGNRRVIFKKNGSLKRGFYYNMSGLSVIYDGQELVKESSENIVADTYGSGGVSDNKTISFVTSYFYRFKPAYKISNVLKGSPSDLVGIEVDDVIKRINGSPAYTYTLNQINSLFHERPDKRITLEIERAGQRYKFKFRLKKRI; this is encoded by the coding sequence GTGCATAATTTGAGAAAACCATTACTATCCCTTTTATTTCTTTTTATAATTTTTAATGTACGTTCCCAATCTAAGTTTCAGTTTTATGGGAATGAAGATGTTAGGCAGAAAATTAAATTCACTTTAATTAATAATCTAATAATACTACCTGTACAAATTAACGGTAAAGAGTTGAATTTTATATTAGATACTGGAGTAAATAAAACCATTCTTTTTAATTTAAGCAAGAACGACAGTTTAGGATTAAACAATGTAGAGAAAATTCAACTAAAAGGATTAGGAGATGGTGAACCTGTGGATGCTTTACTTTCTAGAAATAATCGTTTTAGAGTTAAGGATTTGGTAAATCCTAACGAAGATTTATATGTAATTTTAAGAGATAATTTCAATATGTCGGCCAAAATGGGAATGACGATTCATGGCATTATTGGTTTTGATTTACTTAAAAGTTTAATCGTCAAGATTGATTATAGCACAAAATATATCACATTTTATAATCCTAAAAAATATAAACTCAAGAAGTGTGGAAGATGCGAAGAGTTTAGACTAGAATTTTACAGAAATAAACCATACATCAATACTTATGCACAATTAGATACAGTTGGAGATAAAAAAATAAAAACCAAATTGCTTATTGATTCTGGTGGAAGCGATGCTTTATGGTTTTTTGAAGGTACTCATGAAGATATAAATACACCTAAGAAGTATTTTAGAGATGTTTTAGGAGAAGGGTTAAGTGGAACTATTTATGGAAATAGAAGTAAAATTCCAAGTTTTCAAATAGGGAGATATACGGTGGAAAATCCAACGGTATCTTTTTTAGATACAACTTCAACTGCAAATGCCAGACAATTTAAATTAAGAAATGGAAGTATCGGAGGAAATATTCTCAAGCGATTCAAAGTTTGGTTTGATTATGGAAATAGAAGAGTAATCTTTAAAAAGAATGGATCATTAAAAAGAGGGTTCTATTATAACATGAGTGGATTGTCTGTGATTTATGATGGTCAAGAATTAGTTAAAGAAAGTTCTGAAAATATTGTAGCCGATACTTATGGTTCTGGAGGGGTGTCAGATAACAAGACAATTTCATTTGTTACGAGTTATTTCTATCGTTTTAAACCAGCCTACAAAATTAGTAATGTATTAAAAGGATCACCTTCCGATTTAGTAGGTATTGAAGTTGATGATGTAATTAAAAGAATAAATGGAAGTCCGGCGTATACATATACTCTAAACCAGATAAATTCACTATTTCACGAAAGACCTGATAAGAGAATTACATTAGAAATCGAGAGAGCAGGTCAACGATATAAGTTTAAATTTAGACTTAAAAAGAGAATTTAA
- a CDS encoding pyridoxal phosphate-dependent aminotransferase, protein MPAISSKGKSMPQSPIRKLVPYAENAKKNGIKVFHLNIGQPDIKTPQVALDAVKNNDIEVLSYARSEGSEVYREKLSNYYAKNNINVTANDIIATTGGSEALLFTIGSITDPGDEIIIPEPFYANYNGFSIASGVKVVPVISSIDDNFALPKIEDFEKLITPKTKAILICNPGNPTGYLYSKEEIEKLKQIVLKHDLFLIADEVYREFAYDGAEHHSVMKEDGLEQNAIMIDSVSKRYSMCGARIGCIVSKNEEFIQTAIKFAQARLSPPTYALIASEAALDTPQSYFDDVIGEYVERRNTLINELKKIDGVKVANPKGAFYCVAELPVKDSDDFAQWILEKFHDNNETVMVAPASGFYSTPGEGKNQVRIAYVLNEKDLKRSVEILKLALERYNQ, encoded by the coding sequence ATGCCTGCAATTTCATCTAAAGGTAAATCAATGCCTCAGTCACCTATTAGAAAATTGGTGCCTTATGCAGAAAACGCTAAGAAAAACGGTATTAAAGTTTTTCATTTAAATATCGGACAACCAGATATTAAAACTCCACAAGTAGCATTAGATGCTGTTAAGAATAATGACATTGAAGTATTATCTTATGCTCGCTCTGAAGGATCTGAAGTATATAGAGAGAAACTTTCTAACTACTACGCAAAAAATAACATCAATGTAACAGCTAACGATATTATAGCTACCACTGGTGGTTCGGAAGCTTTACTTTTTACTATTGGTAGTATTACTGACCCAGGAGATGAAATTATTATTCCTGAACCATTCTATGCAAATTATAATGGATTTTCAATTGCTTCTGGGGTAAAAGTAGTACCAGTTATCTCTTCTATTGATGATAACTTTGCTTTACCTAAAATTGAAGATTTTGAAAAGTTAATTACGCCAAAAACTAAGGCTATTTTAATCTGTAACCCAGGTAATCCAACTGGTTACTTATATAGTAAAGAAGAAATTGAAAAATTAAAGCAAATCGTTTTAAAGCACGATTTATTTTTAATTGCTGACGAAGTATATCGCGAATTTGCTTATGACGGAGCTGAACATCATTCTGTAATGAAAGAAGATGGTTTAGAACAAAATGCAATTATGATTGATTCTGTTTCTAAACGTTATAGTATGTGTGGTGCGAGAATCGGATGTATTGTATCTAAGAATGAAGAATTCATTCAAACTGCTATTAAATTTGCACAAGCACGTTTAAGCCCACCAACGTATGCATTAATTGCAAGTGAAGCTGCGTTAGACACTCCTCAAAGCTATTTTGACGATGTAATTGGAGAATATGTTGAGCGTAGAAATACTTTAATCAACGAATTAAAGAAAATCGATGGTGTTAAAGTAGCTAATCCTAAAGGAGCTTTTTATTGTGTTGCTGAATTACCAGTAAAAGATTCTGATGATTTTGCACAATGGATTTTAGAAAAATTCCATGACAATAACGAAACAGTAATGGTTGCTCCTGCAAGTGGTTTCTATTCTACTCCTGGAGAAGGTAAAAACCAAGTTCGAATTGCTTACGTTTTAAATGAAAAAGACTTAAAGCGTTCTGTTGAAATATTAAAATTAGCTTTAGAGCGATACAATCAATAA